A window of Sorex araneus isolate mSorAra2 chromosome 3, mSorAra2.pri, whole genome shotgun sequence genomic DNA:
GACCCGCCGGCCTGTGAGTAATTCCCTGAACAATTCAGGAAAAATTTTCATCCCATCatacatttatttacttgttaatttagaaatatttatcgATAAAATCTAAGTTCCTCTGATGTACCCAAAAAATACTGGGGAAAAGTTTAATAATCTGATTGGCTGCTCTCTCTGGCTTATGGTATAAAATGGGAGTTTAGAAATGACAGTTGAGGCTGCAGTgatatagttcagtggatagagcatttaccttgcaagtggccgattaaggttggatccctggcacctcatatgatgcccaagcctgcctggagtagtccctgagtgcagagtcaggagtaagccctgtgcactgccagaggtgtagccccaaaactaaaataaaaatataaatagatggaaagaaaggaaggaggaaaaagaaaggaagcaaggaaacaaggaaggaaggaaggaagcaaggaaatgagggaaggaaggaaggaaggaaggaaggaaggaaggaaggaaggaaggaaggaaggaaggaaggaaggaaggaaggaaggaaggaaggaaggaagagattatAATATAAACCAAAACAGAAAGGTTTTTCAACTTAAAAGGAGAGTTTCTGAGGTGAAAATAAGTGAAATCTGAACTGTCCAGAGAGTGACAGGAATATTCAGACTTGATATTCAGACGATCTCTGAAGCCatgaagaaaattgtttttccatTGTTAAAGCAGATGATCAACAGTCTGACTGTTGAGTATATTCAGTGATTAGGAATAAGTATTTGATTCCCTTTCAAAGACCTCAAGTTTTGAGAAAATCTTATACAGCTTTTAAGGTCAATTCCTAGATCATTCACATGCCATGCATAAAGTAAGTCTTTCTTTTAGAATCTCTTCATATGTGTGACAATAGATGTTATCCCATTACCTTAAAATACTTTTCCAGTTTTCCTTtgccatggactggagtgatagcacagcaggtagggcgtttgccttgcatgtggctgacccgtgttcgattcctccatccctcttagagagcccagcaagctaccgagagtatcttgcccatacgacagagcctggcaagctacccatggtgtatttgatatgccaaaaatagtaacagcaagtctcacaatggagacattactggtgccctctcgagcaaatcgatgagcaaaggaatgatagtgatcagtgatacagtgatgcaacaAGCCAATGTCTCACTTTAAAGAATCTGCTTCTCTAGACTAATCAGAGAGCAGAGATGGTGCTGTAATATAGCACGTGCTTCCTACATGACAGCAGTAGGACAGGgacagggatgctgaggatcagagCAGTGGATCATTTGTGTCTGGTTTGACCTGGTGCTCTCCATGGATGTTATGGGCTtcagccccttccctccccgagGAGACAAAGACCCTTTGCATCTATTCACAGCAATCTAACTGTACTCAATTTGAGCTGGGAAGCTACAATTGGGATTGTCTAGGGATTGTTTATTGCTCGTAACAATTACTACCACATCATTAGTCATTAACCTACTGTGTTACTTACTAAAACTTTAACTTACTAGAAAAATTTTATTACGTTAATAAGTCATTTTTTGTCACAAGTTATACcccccatgcaaaaaaaaatccatccagTATGCAAACAATTGatcatttaaagtaaatttaCAGCATAATAAATCGTTGCCAGTTAGCTTGTTTCATTAGTCTTCtgaatttatatttacttttccaGCTTTGTCAACTCTTAGGTATGGAACTCTTAGGATAGAAAAACTGAGGAGGTTTTGCTAACCAAAGAATATCCATTATATCAGAGAACAATAGTTAATCCTAAGTCCAAACAGAACAGAGAAAACTTTCACAGAAAGAATTTTGAGTCACAACTGTTCTTTTTTCATCTGGATTTACCTTCATCCTCCTTGCAAATGAGATATATTAAGGCTAGAAAGACATGCCTCTGATAATTTTGGTTGTCAGAGATCTTACTTGAAACTCTGAGGAATGAATTAGTGGCTGTAAATACTCAACTGCCATTACTCTAACAACCAAATCTGTTACTTACTTTCTATTTAAGGTAGGGGATTGTCAATTCACAATTAATCTTCATGCAAATTGGCAACTTGCttgaaaagtaaatatatttaatatacagaACCTCAGAGATGGAGGCTATGAAGATTATGTTGAGCAactaaataataaagaatttattttgaaacaaaaattctaaGACACCTATTCAGGTCACCAGCTCTGAATCCATAGAAGAACtatgcacttttttttaatatttcactgcACTTGCtccaatttgatttttattttattttatttattttttctttcggggtcacacctggctatgcacagaggttactcctgactctgcactcaggaactactcctggtggtgctcagtggaccatatgggatgctgggaatcgaacccagcttggctgcatgcaaggcaaacgccctacccgctgtgctattgctccagtcccatccagTCTAATTTTCTTATTAAGTTTCATTAGagtgaaattaaatataatatgaaGGCAGTAACATGAGTTCATCTTGTGGTATGCTGCTATCTTCATTtcacaaaatgaaagaagaaggAATGAGGAGTTTTAAGGAGGGGAGGTTAGAAGaaagattcaattttttaaaaaggtagtcGAAATGTTTGCTATAATGCTGTACAGCAGCTGGTATACATGCTTTGTTTTGGCACTGGAAAGGAAGTTACTCTGCTGTAGTGAGAATCCCTCACCCCAGCTTTTACCTAGAAATAGCTCTTCCTTGCCGCTCTGTGGGTTACACTCCAGCCTCACTGACCTGTCACTGCAGTCTAACCTGCAGTGTCCTAACCAAAGTCACTGGCAAGGGCAGGGTCGTTGCAACTAGTTGTGTCATATTTGCTTCTTTTTCAATCTGATTACAGATAGACCTTTTCTATGGTCCCCTTTCTACTACGTCACTTGACCTAAATTTTGTGTAAAAGTACCACAATATTGGTTCCTAGTACCTCACATATGAGATACATATTTGGGGGCAGGAAGTTACTATACATCAGACTTTAATAACCTTCATGTGAAATATTAATGAGGAAAATCTTTATATTctgtataaaaacaaaatcaattttatatactaaaaaataatttgtctaaaaatttaagttgttttcaaataaaaatattttttgatatgcaaaaaagaCATGTTTGCTACAGCAGTAGTTTCTCACAAAGAAGTAAAGTTATGAACATGACAGctgaaatattttcaatgaaatcattaaatatatttgattgTAAGTAAAAAGTCGTTAAGATAAATATTAATTAGGCGAACTGATCTAGAGATAAAGTATACAGAAACCAAGGCAATATTATTTTACCAATGGAATTGCTGCTATTAGTTAATCTCCCCCAAATGTTGATCTTTGGATCTTTATCTTTCCTTGTAAAGATACCCAGAAGAAAATGTCAACAGGAAATCATTCCACAGCAACTGACTTCATCCTCGCAGGGCTGACGGCTCGTCCAGAGCTCCAGATaccgctcctcctcctctttctcggAATCTATGTGGTCACCGTGGTGGGGAACCTGGGCATGATCACACTCATAGGCCTTAGTTCCCAcctccacacacccatgtactaTTTCCTTGGTTGCTTGTCCCTCATTGATCTCTGCCATTCCACAGTAATCACCCCCAAAATGCTGGTGAATTTTGTGACTGAGAAAAACATCATTTCCTACCCAGAATGCATGACTCAGCTCTTCTGCTTCCTTGTTTTTGCTATTGCAGAGTGTCACATGTTAGCTGCCATGGCATATGACCGTTATGTTGCCATTTGTAGCCCCTTGCTCTATAATGTCATCATGTCCCCTCACATCTGCTTCCTGCTCACCATGGCAGTTTATATTTTGGGCATCATTGGCTCTTCAATCCATACAGGCTTTATGACAAGACTGTCTTTCTGTAAGAGCAATGTGGTCAACCATTATTTCTGTGATCTCTTCCCACTCTTAGAGCTATCCTGTTCCAGCATCCACATCAATGAATTATTGGTTCTCTTACTGAGTGCATTTAACATCCTGATACCTGCATTGACAATCCTTGCTTCCTATGTCTTCATCATTGCCAGCATCCTCCGCATTCGCTCTGCAGAGGGCAGGTCCAAAGCCTTCAGCACCTGCAGCTCCCACGTGATGGCGGTCATGATCTTCTATGGCTCTGCGGCCTTCATGTACCTGCAGCCACCATCCGTGAGCTCCATGGACCAAGGCAAAGTATCTTCTGTGTTTTACACCATTGTCGTACCCATGCTGAACCCCCTGATCTACAGTCTTCGGAATAAGGATGTCAAGTTAGCTATGTGGAAATTACTGGACTGTAAAAAACAATTATGAAAAGGGTCATTATCATGGTGTCACACTACAGACAGACCTTGGTTATGCAACATGGGATTTAACAGAATTTTGCTAGACAAATATTGAAATTGAATGTTGCTTCCCTTATGAAACTTCTTCCATATTGCCTGAAAGCCGCTCCCTAGAAACTGTGTTAAAGTTATTATGTTAAAGTTTATGGAAAAATacttataaaagaataaaagattatTGAGGATAAAAGCCTTGCTTCCGTTATCTATCCTATAACTTATTTAGCAAAAATTACTAAGATAGCGACACACCACACAATGTCACAAATGTCACAGTGTCACAAAACAGTTACTGTCTTCAAGTAGAACTTGATGCTAAGGATATTTAATGATCATTATAATGAAttctaataagaaaataaatatggagTGAATGGAGTGAGATATGAAAAACTGAATATGTCTCTTAAAGATACAGATCTGGTGAGCTGAATTTGTGCCCGAGGATATTTGTTTCATGAGAGCTTCTCTGTTACCTTTTTGCTCAATATAACCTTCACAGTCTCCACCTCTGGAGTTCTAAATAGTAAACACATTTATGGTATCCCCAATTTGCATGGAGATTAAGTAGGAACAGAGGATCCCTTCACCTTAATAGAATGTAGGTCATTATGAATTGGGTgtcagagaaataaattaaacaaataaaaccacgTCAGAGAATTGGGATTGCAAATTCATTCCTCAGAGTATGAGTTCTGATCACCTATCTAAGACTGAGATCATCGAATCTGAATACTTTTGAGTATTTTTCTACTGAAGTCATCAAATTCTGGACACAGTAAGTATGCCTTGCAGAGAACCATGTTTGTTTTTCAAGTGGGAGAGAACCACTGGTGTGTAACTTTCCCTGGGGATTTTATCTCCAGTCCTGGCCTTTTCATAGAAATTTGAAAAgaatatctttttgttgttgttggtttttaaagttttaagcCTCACATCTAGCAACAATTCAAAGAATATCAAAGTAAAGTCATTCAACCAAGATGCTGAAGAAGCCTGCTATTTGCCATATATACCCACGGCATGGTATTTGTCACTGGAAAGAAGAAACTCCTGGCATTTCTACCCACATGACAGATTGGAGTTTATGAGATTAAATggataaaatcatttaaaaaacatatgaAATAATAGCTTTTATATATGGAATCTGAAGGGACATAAAGGAACCAAAACTCATAAAACGGAGTGGTATTTATCGTAGGCACTCGGGAAATTCTTGTTTGGGCACGAGTTTCCAGTAGTCAGATGAGTTCATTCTAATAAGATAAGGTATGACTTGGTGGCTATAGTTCATTATACATTACTCTTTACGCTTCTCAAAAAGTCATTTCAAATGGCCTCAccacaaaaaatggaaaatggaacaAGACAGAGACATAATGTTGGCAGTGGTTATCCAATGGCAAACTGGAGAGGTAATTGGTTTGCGATAATTAAGTGAACCAAATTAACCCCACACACT
This region includes:
- the LOC129403428 gene encoding putative olfactory receptor 8G2, yielding MSTGNHSTATDFILAGLTARPELQIPLLLLFLGIYVVTVVGNLGMITLIGLSSHLHTPMYYFLGCLSLIDLCHSTVITPKMLVNFVTEKNIISYPECMTQLFCFLVFAIAECHMLAAMAYDRYVAICSPLLYNVIMSPHICFLLTMAVYILGIIGSSIHTGFMTRLSFCKSNVVNHYFCDLFPLLELSCSSIHINELLVLLLSAFNILIPALTILASYVFIIASILRIRSAEGRSKAFSTCSSHVMAVMIFYGSAAFMYLQPPSVSSMDQGKVSSVFYTIVVPMLNPLIYSLRNKDVKLAMWKLLDCKKQL